A single genomic interval of Symphalangus syndactylus isolate Jambi chromosome 18, NHGRI_mSymSyn1-v2.1_pri, whole genome shotgun sequence harbors:
- the LOC134733535 gene encoding uncharacterized protein isoform X2, whose protein sequence is MKGPVHGIMSGAPEERGQQRRMDNGLHADLCNTLEPEPTAAGPINYKEEGEGVCTPPQLSHDLHGDPKIDTAAPSKDMVLGVGVWI, encoded by the exons ATGAAAG GCCCAGTCCACGGGATCATGTCTGGGGCCCCGGAGGAGCGAGGGCAGCAAAGAAGAATGGACAATGGGCTCCATGCAGACCTCTGCAACACACTGGAGCCTGAGCCCACTGCTGCAGGACCCATCAACTacaaggaggagggagaaggtgtATGCACCCCCCCACAACTCTCCCATGATCTCCATGGAGACCCAAAGATAGACACTGCAGCACCCAGCAAAGACATGGTACTTG gtGTTGGAGTGTGGATATGA